The genomic segment GTACATCATTATTCTGAAACCACCAAATTTTTTCGGGATTATTTTTCCTGTTTTTTTCCTTCTTCTAAAGAAGAAGTTTTTTCGGGGTAGCAGATAGTAAGGAAGAGAAATCCTTTAATGGTTAAACTTTCCTATATTTGCATTATAATAGTATTATAATAATAAAATTATAATTACCTTTGTAAATTGACAATCAGAAAGATACAAACAATTGAAATATAAAAACAAAGAATGATATGATACAGCAAGTAGAATTTTCATTGCGTCCGCTTCCTCGCGGCTTTCACCTCGTAACCAATGAGGTGATGAGGAACCTGCCAGCGCTGCCTAAGACAGGGATCCTGAATCTCTTCGTAAGACATACCAGTTGCGGATTGTCGCTGAACGAGAACTTCGACCCGGATGTGAGACATGACTTGAAGGGTATCTTCGAAAGACTGGTTCCGGATGGCGACCCAAGATACCTGCACCAGGATGAAGGACCGACGGATATGTCGGCTCATGCCAAATCGAGCATGGTGGGTGTATCGCTCACCATTCCCATTACCAACGGCAGATTAAACCTCGGAACATGGCAGGGGATCTACCTCTGTGAATTCAGAGAGGGAGGCGGAAGCCGACACCTCATCGCAACGATTATCGGGGAATAAAGATAAAAACGAGGATGTTCGCACATCCTCGTTTTTACGTTAACATAATCATTTATTCTATCGCGTCCAATTCCGCTTCATCCTCTTCCTTCTCCTCTTTCTTTCCGAAATTAGGATCAATCTTCAGGAAAGCAGTAACCAGGAAGGTGATGGCGCAACATGCCATCACGATGATAAAGAACATGCGGTAACCTACCATATCCTTCAGATATCCAGAAACCATGCCCGGCAGCATCAATCCGAGATAGGAGATGCCCGTACAGATGGAATAATGGGAGGTCTTGAACTTTCCCTGACTGTAGAACAGCATGTAGAGGGTAAGAACCGTGAAGCCCAGACCATACCCCAACTGCTCGACAAAAAGACAGCTGGAAACCACGATGAGGTTGCTGTTGAGCGAATAACTCAGATAGATGTAAACCACATC from the Segatella copri genome contains:
- a CDS encoding secondary thiamine-phosphate synthase enzyme YjbQ → MIQQVEFSLRPLPRGFHLVTNEVMRNLPALPKTGILNLFVRHTSCGLSLNENFDPDVRHDLKGIFERLVPDGDPRYLHQDEGPTDMSAHAKSSMVGVSLTIPITNGRLNLGTWQGIYLCEFREGGGSRHLIATIIGE